Proteins encoded together in one Funiculus sociatus GB2-C1 window:
- a CDS encoding ABC transporter permease, whose product MPWEQILTWSFLIALIAAGIRLAVPILLAVLGEIITERAGVLNLGLEGVMLVGGLAGFTVAYGLENTAKLPLIGAWAGLGAGLLAGMLMGLLMAVMTVTFKADQVVAGVTMVLFGQGLTTYLYRQQFGSLTARVTGLVDLPLPVLSQIPIIGELLFTHNVMVYISVALVFCCWFLLFRTRWGLQIRAVGENPAAADTSGINVERTRYASLLLGSALTGLGGAVLTVAQLHIFREGITAGRGWIAVALVFFARWRPARALWGALLFGIADALQFRIQALGSKELPYEFLLMLPYVLTLVVLLQRTPRSDVPAALGVPYFKGKR is encoded by the coding sequence ATGCCTTGGGAACAAATTCTCACCTGGAGTTTCCTAATTGCCTTAATAGCAGCAGGTATTCGCCTCGCTGTCCCCATATTACTCGCCGTATTGGGAGAAATAATTACCGAACGTGCGGGAGTGTTAAACCTGGGATTGGAAGGCGTGATGCTAGTCGGAGGACTGGCAGGCTTTACAGTTGCCTACGGACTGGAGAACACTGCAAAACTACCGCTTATCGGCGCTTGGGCGGGTTTGGGTGCAGGACTGCTAGCAGGAATGTTGATGGGGTTGTTAATGGCAGTAATGACGGTGACATTCAAAGCCGACCAAGTAGTAGCAGGAGTCACAATGGTACTGTTTGGTCAGGGATTAACAACCTATCTCTACCGACAGCAGTTTGGTTCCCTGACGGCGCGAGTTACAGGTTTAGTAGATTTACCGTTGCCAGTTTTATCGCAGATTCCCATCATCGGTGAGTTACTGTTTACCCACAATGTCATGGTTTACATCAGCGTGGCATTGGTTTTCTGTTGCTGGTTTCTCCTATTTCGGACTCGTTGGGGCTTACAAATTCGCGCCGTCGGGGAAAATCCCGCCGCCGCCGACACTTCCGGAATTAATGTGGAACGCACCCGCTATGCAAGCTTATTGCTGGGTTCAGCGCTAACAGGTTTGGGTGGCGCAGTCCTGACAGTTGCCCAGCTGCACATATTCCGGGAGGGAATTACCGCCGGACGCGGTTGGATAGCTGTTGCTTTAGTATTCTTTGCCCGTTGGCGACCTGCGCGGGCGCTTTGGGGGGCGTTGCTGTTTGGCATTGCCGATGCCTTACAGTTTCGCATACAAGCATTAGGTTCAAAGGAGTTGCCTTATGAGTTTTTGCTGATGCTGCCTTATGTTCTTACATTAGTGGTGTTGTTGCAACGTACCCCTCGCAGTGATGTTCCC
- a CDS encoding ABC transporter permease, translated as MVIEKLKENTKKNHKQKPSSFLPLAGWGNRLKPFFGAILALALGGILIALAGVNPLKAYQVMVFEAFGGTRQLTETILKATPLLIIGLGLTVAFRSKVWNIGAEGQYYIGALCGSIVALTLPNLSPWLLIPLMLIAGGIGGMLWSGIAGLLHIKRGMNVIICTLMLNYIAILLVQYVARSPLRDPNGFLPESTQFSAAAQIPTLFGGRLHLGVVLALVLVLVIYILLWRTPLGFKLRAVGSRASVARTAGMNVTGSILTALMLSGALAGVAGIIEVSYTYTRLKGNISGGYGFSGILVALLGQLHPVGVLIAAVLFSALTIGAEGLQVSLQVPAAVSQVIQALVVLFVIVGDAIARNK; from the coding sequence GTGGTAATTGAAAAATTAAAAGAAAACACTAAAAAGAACCACAAACAAAAACCATCTTCTTTTTTGCCTCTTGCTGGTTGGGGAAATCGCTTGAAGCCTTTCTTCGGTGCAATCCTCGCCCTCGCCTTGGGAGGAATATTAATTGCCCTAGCTGGAGTTAATCCCTTAAAAGCCTATCAGGTGATGGTGTTTGAGGCCTTTGGGGGAACTCGGCAACTTACAGAAACAATTCTTAAAGCCACACCCTTATTAATTATTGGCTTAGGGCTAACAGTTGCCTTTCGCAGCAAAGTTTGGAATATCGGCGCAGAAGGACAATATTATATCGGCGCATTATGTGGCAGCATTGTCGCCCTGACACTGCCCAACTTATCTCCTTGGTTACTAATTCCCCTAATGCTAATTGCAGGCGGAATTGGCGGAATGCTGTGGAGTGGAATCGCCGGATTGCTGCACATCAAGCGGGGCATGAATGTGATCATCTGCACCCTGATGTTGAATTATATTGCCATCTTGCTAGTTCAGTACGTCGCCCGCAGTCCCTTAAGAGATCCGAATGGTTTTTTGCCAGAGTCAACGCAATTTAGTGCAGCAGCACAAATTCCAACTTTGTTTGGCGGACGGCTGCATCTGGGCGTAGTGCTGGCGCTGGTACTGGTACTCGTAATATATATTTTGCTTTGGCGCACACCTCTGGGATTTAAGTTGCGGGCAGTTGGTTCTCGCGCCAGCGTCGCGCGCACAGCTGGAATGAACGTCACGGGTAGCATTCTCACCGCCTTGATGCTGAGTGGCGCACTGGCTGGCGTTGCTGGGATTATCGAGGTAAGTTACACCTACACGCGCCTGAAGGGGAACATTTCTGGCGGTTATGGATTTAGTGGGATTCTGGTAGCCTTACTGGGACAGTTGCATCCAGTGGGCGTATTAATTGCAGCTGTGTTGTTTTCTGCCTTGACAATTGGGGCAGAAGGTTTGCAAGTTTCTTTGCAAGTACCAGCTGCCGTTTCCCAAGTTATACAAGCGCTAGTGGTGCTATTTGTAATTGTCGGGGATGCGATCGCTCGCAACAAGTAA
- a CDS encoding ABC transporter ATP-binding protein — protein MQTPVVEMRGITKKFPGIVANDSVNFELQSGEIHALLGENGAGKTTLMNILCGLYEPDEGEILLEGKSVQFRFPGEAIASGIGMVHQHFMLVESLTVADNLVLGQARQPLIRENPKKLHQRLRNLAEQYGLQIDPAAEVWQLSLGEQQRVEILKAIYRGAKVLILDEPTAVLAPQEVEGFLQTLRNLAAGGTSIIFISHKLNEVLAICDRVTVLRDGRTITTVLTSASNERELAHLMVGREVNKVIRIERQAQSPIPNPQSPIPNPPLIIRDLWVENDRGLPALKGINLAVNAGEIVGIAGVDGNGQRELEEAIASLRPIRGEINLNGTLAHIPSDRYTMGLIPDFSVADNLVLRDIQKPPFNKKGLLRPAAIVRHCTQLVERYLIRTPSPHTHVGKLSGGNAQKVAIARELSRSPQIVLAAQPTRGLDISAIEYVHQQLIAQRDAGAAVLLISTELEEILNLSDRIAVLYEGAIAGIVDANADVRHLGLMMAGKH, from the coding sequence ATGCAAACTCCTGTAGTAGAAATGCGGGGCATTACTAAAAAATTTCCTGGTATTGTTGCCAACGATAGCGTAAATTTTGAGTTGCAATCAGGGGAAATTCATGCTCTTTTAGGAGAGAATGGAGCGGGGAAAACCACGCTGATGAATATTCTCTGCGGCTTGTATGAACCAGATGAAGGGGAGATTTTGCTGGAGGGGAAATCGGTGCAATTTCGCTTTCCAGGGGAAGCGATCGCATCCGGTATCGGCATGGTACATCAACACTTTATGCTGGTAGAAAGTCTCACGGTTGCAGACAATTTAGTTTTGGGACAAGCTAGACAACCGCTAATCCGAGAAAACCCGAAAAAACTCCATCAGCGTCTGCGAAACTTAGCAGAACAGTATGGATTACAAATCGACCCAGCAGCAGAAGTTTGGCAACTATCGCTGGGAGAACAGCAACGGGTAGAAATTCTCAAAGCCATCTATCGAGGCGCGAAAGTATTAATATTAGATGAACCTACAGCAGTTTTGGCTCCCCAGGAAGTAGAAGGATTTTTGCAGACATTAAGAAATTTGGCTGCTGGGGGTACATCAATCATTTTCATTAGTCATAAATTAAATGAAGTCTTGGCAATATGCGATCGCGTAACTGTACTGCGAGATGGACGCACAATTACCACAGTGTTAACATCTGCATCAAATGAGCGGGAATTAGCTCATTTGATGGTAGGACGAGAAGTTAATAAAGTTATCAGAATTGAGAGACAGGCCCAATCCCCAATCCCCAATCCCCAATCCCCAATCCCCAATCCCCCGTTAATTATTCGTGATTTGTGGGTAGAAAATGACCGAGGATTGCCAGCATTAAAGGGAATAAATCTCGCAGTTAATGCCGGAGAAATTGTGGGAATTGCTGGAGTCGATGGTAACGGACAGCGAGAATTAGAGGAAGCGATCGCATCTTTACGCCCAATACGCGGCGAAATAAATCTAAATGGCACCCTCGCCCACATTCCCTCAGACCGTTACACAATGGGGTTAATCCCAGATTTTAGCGTTGCTGATAACTTAGTTTTACGGGATATTCAAAAGCCACCATTCAACAAAAAAGGCTTACTGCGTCCAGCTGCAATTGTCCGCCACTGCACCCAGCTAGTAGAACGCTACCTGATTCGCACCCCCAGCCCCCACACCCACGTCGGGAAACTCTCCGGTGGAAACGCGCAGAAAGTAGCGATCGCTAGAGAACTTTCGCGCAGTCCTCAAATTGTCTTAGCCGCCCAACCAACACGGGGATTAGACATTAGCGCCATTGAGTACGTACATCAACAACTAATTGCCCAAAGAGATGCAGGTGCAGCAGTGTTACTGATTTCCACAGAACTCGAAGAGATATTAAATTTAAGCGATCGCATTGCGGTACTTTACGAAGGCGCGATCGCGGGTATCGTTGATGCTAATGCTGATGTGCGCCACTTAGGATTAATGATGGCAGGAAAACATTAA
- a CDS encoding BMP family protein: protein MLHFVKLTPVDLGSTIGQSMIPLMQLKQIRQILGCLSLIIPLTLIASCTQQQTSQSPAPTTETQASPTADSTKPRLAIVLGGPANDDSWNEAADNAAKKLKAQGYDVAISESVADADIARVLRQYAEKGYNVIIGHSYNHGDAVFQVAKEFPKTNFAWAGAVGKTSENVADYDQPFYQGAYMVGLVAGKLSKSGKLGALYGFDIPACHAMGQAMLAGAKTVRPDATLTATAVGDWYDIAKAKEAGTAQAETGVDYWIGCGQAPTLGTIEAAKAKGGYATGYVGDMTALGQNVVAANVLWNMEPIFKQMLNDTTSGQFANKYYRLSVAEDVVQVNTNSTVKDKLGDETLKKIEETRQEISSGKLKVPFVPK, encoded by the coding sequence ATGCTGCACTTTGTCAAGCTAACACCAGTGGATTTGGGCAGTACAATCGGGCAATCAATGATACCTTTAATGCAACTAAAACAAATTAGACAAATTCTTGGCTGTTTATCTTTAATAATTCCCCTGACTCTGATAGCTAGTTGTACTCAACAGCAAACCTCTCAATCCCCAGCACCCACAACAGAAACACAGGCGAGTCCTACCGCTGACAGCACAAAGCCTCGGTTAGCAATTGTTTTGGGTGGCCCCGCTAACGATGATTCTTGGAATGAAGCAGCCGACAATGCTGCTAAAAAACTCAAAGCTCAAGGCTATGATGTCGCTATCTCTGAGTCTGTTGCTGATGCTGATATAGCGCGAGTTTTGCGCCAGTACGCTGAAAAAGGTTACAACGTGATTATCGGGCATTCCTATAATCACGGAGATGCAGTATTTCAAGTAGCGAAAGAATTTCCTAAAACTAATTTCGCATGGGCAGGCGCTGTAGGCAAAACATCGGAAAATGTCGCCGACTACGACCAACCTTTTTATCAAGGTGCTTATATGGTTGGTTTAGTAGCAGGAAAACTCAGTAAAAGCGGTAAATTAGGGGCGCTTTACGGCTTTGATATTCCCGCTTGTCACGCAATGGGACAAGCGATGTTAGCAGGTGCCAAAACAGTCCGTCCCGATGCTACGCTGACAGCTACGGCGGTGGGAGACTGGTACGATATTGCTAAGGCGAAAGAGGCAGGAACCGCACAGGCAGAAACGGGAGTAGATTACTGGATTGGTTGCGGTCAAGCGCCAACTTTGGGAACAATTGAAGCAGCCAAAGCAAAGGGAGGCTATGCTACAGGTTATGTGGGAGATATGACTGCCTTGGGTCAAAATGTGGTGGCGGCTAACGTGCTGTGGAATATGGAACCTATCTTTAAGCAGATGTTAAATGACACAACATCTGGGCAATTTGCTAACAAGTATTATCGGCTTTCCGTTGCAGAAGATGTGGTTCAGGTGAATACTAATTCCACAGTTAAGGATAAGTTGGGAGACGAAACTTTGAAAAAAATAGAAGAGACGCGCCAGGAAATTTCTTCAGGTAAACTCAAAGTTCCGTTTGTGCCGAAATAG
- a CDS encoding isopenicillin N synthase family dioxygenase, which translates to MTKTLVNIPIIDFEPFLSGDAEARQAVARQIYHACHEIGFMYLNPGIPATLINNLFAQTKLFFELPFDVKNKLAWVDKFSNRGYVGVERERLNPDKPGDLKEAFNVGKEVNPEEISTQDKSSLIMNQWPVGEDKFRQTVLEFYQACAEAADKICQAFAIALDLPESFFADKHDQQNYTLRLLHYPPLEQLAKPGQVRAGEHSDYGSFTLLFQDEVGGLEVRTADGEWIAAPYIPGTVVVNTGDLMQQWTNHEFCSTKHRVMVPSDDRVKRSRYSVAFFCHPNNDAEIACIESCQGENRPPLYPPISAGDYLLSRLQATY; encoded by the coding sequence ATGACTAAAACATTGGTTAATATTCCTATCATTGATTTTGAACCTTTTCTCAGCGGTGATGCCGAAGCTCGGCAAGCTGTTGCTAGACAAATTTATCATGCTTGCCATGAAATCGGATTTATGTACCTAAATCCGGGAATACCAGCAACGTTAATAAACAATTTGTTTGCTCAAACTAAATTGTTTTTTGAGCTACCATTTGACGTAAAAAATAAACTGGCGTGGGTTGATAAATTCAGCAACCGCGGTTATGTTGGTGTAGAGCGAGAACGTCTCAATCCGGATAAGCCAGGAGATTTGAAAGAAGCATTTAATGTAGGGAAAGAAGTTAATCCTGAAGAAATCTCAACGCAGGATAAGTCTTCTTTAATTATGAATCAGTGGCCTGTTGGAGAAGACAAGTTTCGCCAGACGGTTTTGGAATTTTATCAAGCTTGTGCTGAAGCTGCTGATAAAATATGCCAAGCATTTGCGATCGCTCTCGATTTACCAGAGTCCTTCTTCGCTGACAAGCACGATCAGCAAAATTATACTCTACGGCTACTTCATTATCCCCCACTGGAGCAACTAGCTAAACCCGGACAAGTGCGTGCTGGGGAACATTCCGACTATGGCAGTTTCACCTTACTATTTCAAGATGAAGTTGGCGGTTTAGAAGTTCGCACTGCTGATGGCGAGTGGATCGCTGCACCCTACATTCCGGGTACTGTTGTCGTGAATACAGGAGATTTGATGCAACAGTGGACGAATCACGAATTTTGCTCCACCAAGCATCGGGTAATGGTTCCCAGCGATGATAGAGTCAAGCGATCGCGTTATTCCGTTGCTTTTTTCTGCCATCCCAACAACGACGCGGAAATTGCCTGTATTGAGAGTTGTCAAGGAGAAAATCGTCCCCCACTTTATCCGCCCATTTCAGCGGGAGACTATCTCCTGAGTAGATTACAAGCAACCTACTAA
- the codB gene encoding cytosine permease, which translates to MSTTSEPELVQSQANEDYPLSAVPLEARKSFWSLAPLLMGFTLYSGTLFAGGLVGPAYRFFPDLVGLIIIGNLILGVYAAALSYIAANTGLSTVLMARFSFGSIGSRWVDFILGFTQIGWYAWGSALMAELANKLLGIPTGWNWLIILFFTYFFCSTAYIGYRAMDWLSRIAVPAMLILMFWSLAIALGKAGGYDGLQAIVPSKQLGIGEALTIIVGTFVSGGTQATNWSRFAKNGKTAAISTLAAFFFANGFLIFCGAFGALVYGNEDIVQVMALQGLLFWGLVLLFLNMWTTQDNTIYAFSVAGAHMFRTNKRTAFVLGGATVALVLAWGGIYNMLIPYLILLGTFIPPIGGVVMADYWLRHRGEFPSLEERQPAFNWAGIIAYVLASAIAYIAPGVKPVNGIVTAVILYFVLSKVIPQSSSKKAIY; encoded by the coding sequence ATGAGTACCACCTCAGAACCAGAGTTAGTACAATCGCAAGCCAATGAAGATTATCCCCTAAGCGCCGTTCCCCTGGAGGCGCGTAAATCTTTTTGGTCGTTGGCTCCCCTGCTGATGGGTTTTACACTATATTCGGGGACATTATTCGCTGGGGGTTTAGTTGGCCCCGCCTACCGCTTTTTTCCCGATTTGGTAGGCTTGATTATCATAGGTAACTTAATTCTTGGTGTCTACGCCGCCGCACTCAGTTACATCGCTGCTAATACAGGACTTTCTACAGTTCTGATGGCACGTTTTAGTTTTGGTAGCATTGGTTCTCGCTGGGTAGATTTTATCCTAGGATTTACGCAAATTGGCTGGTATGCGTGGGGGTCGGCATTGATGGCGGAGTTAGCAAATAAGCTGTTAGGAATTCCGACAGGATGGAACTGGTTAATTATCCTATTTTTTACCTATTTTTTCTGTTCCACCGCTTATATTGGTTATCGGGCGATGGATTGGCTTTCGCGCATAGCCGTTCCCGCGATGCTGATTTTGATGTTTTGGAGTTTAGCGATCGCACTCGGTAAAGCCGGCGGTTATGATGGTTTGCAAGCTATTGTGCCATCAAAACAGCTAGGAATTGGCGAAGCTTTGACAATTATTGTCGGCACCTTTGTCTCAGGCGGAACTCAAGCAACTAACTGGAGTCGCTTCGCTAAAAATGGTAAAACAGCCGCGATTAGCACTCTAGCAGCTTTCTTCTTTGCTAATGGCTTTTTAATCTTTTGTGGTGCCTTCGGCGCATTGGTTTATGGCAACGAAGATATTGTACAAGTAATGGCACTGCAAGGATTATTATTTTGGGGTTTGGTGCTGTTGTTTTTGAATATGTGGACAACGCAAGATAATACTATTTATGCTTTTTCAGTAGCAGGCGCTCATATGTTTCGCACCAACAAGCGGACTGCTTTCGTGTTGGGTGGGGCGACGGTGGCTCTAGTTTTGGCTTGGGGTGGTATTTATAATATGCTAATTCCTTACCTAATCCTACTCGGAACCTTCATTCCTCCCATTGGCGGTGTGGTGATGGCAGATTATTGGTTGCGTCATCGGGGTGAGTTTCCATCTTTAGAAGAACGGCAACCCGCGTTTAATTGGGCTGGGATTATTGCTTATGTGTTAGCGAGTGCGATCGCATACATTGCGCCGGGAGTTAAGCCTGTTAACGGCATTGTTACAGCGGTAATTCTCTACTTTGTTCTGAGCAAGGTTATTCCGCAATCTTCGTCAAAAAAGGCAATTTATTGA
- a CDS encoding BMP family protein, which yields MAFRYNRRDFLIYGSAAFGTSLLLKACSGNQNSTTPTAENSAVVDDVKNFKTAIVLPGIITDKAWNQTGYQGVTTAKEKLGVETAYVEKVEQADQAEALSDFARRGYNLVYAHGGQFDAAIQQVAPQFPKTFFVGVNGAVTGANMASLRIDHLQASYLCGILGASMSKSNKMAYLAAQSFQATDEELRGFELGAKSVKPDIKVAPSYTGDWNDAAKAKEATLALISSGVDVIYQWLDNASPAVLQTAAEKGVYTFGNTADQLEVAPKSVLTSAVKRIDLAIADLADLAVKGNLKGEIYTLGLEKPDILYIGKYNEAVSTDLQQKVAQTKDAILTKKVTFEACKDGGKDTRCLKQA from the coding sequence ATGGCTTTCAGGTATAATCGGCGTGACTTTCTCATTTATGGTTCAGCTGCTTTTGGCACCAGCTTACTGCTGAAAGCTTGTAGCGGTAATCAAAATTCCACAACACCGACAGCAGAAAATTCTGCCGTTGTGGATGATGTTAAAAATTTCAAGACAGCTATTGTACTACCAGGAATTATCACGGATAAAGCTTGGAACCAAACAGGTTATCAAGGTGTGACAACTGCTAAGGAGAAACTAGGAGTTGAAACCGCTTATGTTGAGAAAGTAGAACAAGCAGATCAGGCAGAAGCTTTGTCAGATTTTGCGCGACGCGGCTACAACTTAGTATATGCTCATGGCGGACAATTTGATGCAGCAATTCAACAGGTAGCACCACAATTTCCCAAGACGTTTTTTGTGGGTGTCAATGGTGCGGTGACTGGGGCAAATATGGCATCTTTGCGGATAGATCACCTGCAAGCAAGTTATCTGTGCGGCATCCTGGGAGCTTCAATGTCAAAATCAAATAAGATGGCTTATCTTGCTGCCCAATCTTTTCAAGCAACTGATGAAGAATTGCGGGGATTTGAGTTGGGTGCAAAGTCGGTTAAGCCGGATATTAAAGTAGCTCCAAGTTATACGGGTGACTGGAACGATGCTGCTAAGGCGAAGGAAGCAACGTTGGCGTTAATTTCTTCTGGGGTGGATGTAATTTATCAGTGGTTGGATAATGCTTCGCCAGCGGTGTTGCAAACTGCTGCTGAGAAGGGAGTTTACACCTTTGGCAATACAGCGGATCAGTTGGAAGTTGCGCCGAAGTCGGTGTTAACCAGTGCGGTGAAGCGAATTGATTTAGCGATCGCAGACTTAGCCGATCTTGCTGTAAAAGGTAATCTCAAAGGGGAAATTTACACTCTTGGTTTGGAAAAACCGGATATTCTTTATATTGGGAAATACAATGAGGCAGTATCAACAGATTTGCAGCAGAAAGTAGCCCAAACAAAAGATGCAATTCTAACTAAAAAAGTCACGTTTGAAGCTTGCAAAGATGGTGGAAAAGATACTCGCTGCCTGAAGCAAGCGTAA
- a CDS encoding ABC transporter ATP-binding protein, with protein sequence MTYLRLDGITKRFGNFIANDNISVGVNRGSIHALLGENGAGKTTLMNILCGLYQPDSGDIYLQDKLVKIDSASAAIAHGIGMIHQHFMLVPQLTVTENIILGTKFDWRLDLKEKSQAIAQMSRFYNLDVNPSAKVGDLPVGVQQRVEILKALYRQAKLLILDEPTAVLTPPEVKVLAAILRQLATDGRTIIFISHKLEEVINLCDTVTVLRRGAVVATTTTSDTNSQELARLMVGREVLFKVDKSACYSGEVVLEVENLQVQDERNFPVVKDVSFQLRAGEILGFAGVDGNGQRELADAISGLRAITSGTITNHSLEAKNAKDRRKERITAYIPEDRQKMGLVMGFSIAKNLILKTFKFLPFCRRWFLQYEAINHHAMEAMQNFDIRCENYSIKVSQLSGGNQQKVVLARELSGKPSLIVAMQPTRGLDVGATEYVQQRLLAERERGAAILYISTELEEIMAMSDRIAIMYEGQFVDILDAATATIEQVGYLMTGGNFKGISR encoded by the coding sequence ATGACTTATTTACGTCTTGATGGCATTACAAAACGTTTTGGCAATTTTATTGCTAATGATAACATTAGCGTGGGTGTTAATCGCGGTTCTATTCATGCGTTACTGGGTGAAAACGGCGCAGGTAAAACTACTTTGATGAATATCCTTTGTGGGCTTTATCAGCCTGATTCTGGGGATATCTACCTGCAAGATAAGTTAGTAAAAATTGACTCTGCAAGCGCTGCGATCGCGCACGGTATTGGCATGATTCACCAGCATTTTATGTTGGTGCCACAGTTGACAGTAACAGAAAATATTATACTGGGAACAAAGTTTGATTGGCGGCTGGATTTAAAGGAGAAAAGTCAAGCGATCGCGCAAATGTCTCGCTTTTACAATCTTGATGTAAATCCCTCAGCCAAAGTCGGAGATTTACCTGTAGGAGTTCAGCAACGAGTTGAAATTCTTAAAGCACTTTACCGCCAAGCAAAACTGCTGATTTTAGATGAACCAACAGCCGTACTAACGCCGCCAGAGGTGAAAGTTTTAGCTGCTATTTTGCGTCAGTTGGCAACTGATGGACGCACGATTATTTTTATAAGTCACAAATTAGAAGAGGTGATTAATCTTTGCGATACTGTCACCGTATTGCGGCGGGGTGCGGTAGTGGCGACAACAACAACCTCAGATACCAACAGTCAGGAATTAGCCCGATTGATGGTAGGTAGAGAGGTCTTATTTAAAGTTGATAAATCCGCGTGTTATTCTGGCGAAGTGGTGTTAGAAGTTGAAAATTTACAGGTGCAGGATGAGCGGAATTTTCCGGTTGTGAAAGATGTATCTTTTCAACTTCGTGCGGGCGAAATTCTTGGATTTGCTGGCGTTGATGGGAATGGACAGAGGGAGTTGGCGGATGCGATTTCAGGGTTACGTGCTATTACTTCGGGTACAATAACAAACCACTCTTTAGAGGCAAAGAACGCAAAGGACAGACGGAAAGAAAGAATTACGGCTTATATTCCAGAGGATAGGCAGAAAATGGGCTTGGTGATGGGATTTAGTATTGCCAAAAATCTCATTCTTAAGACTTTTAAATTTCTGCCTTTTTGTCGTCGCTGGTTTCTCCAGTATGAAGCGATTAATCATCATGCTATGGAGGCGATGCAAAATTTTGATATCCGGTGCGAAAATTACTCTATTAAAGTTAGTCAATTGTCAGGAGGAAATCAACAAAAAGTAGTTTTGGCACGAGAACTTTCTGGTAAACCAAGTTTAATTGTGGCGATGCAACCTACACGCGGATTGGATGTGGGTGCGACTGAATATGTGCAGCAACGCTTGTTAGCTGAAAGAGAACGAGGTGCGGCAATTCTCTATATTTCAACAGAGTTAGAAGAAATTATGGCGATGAGCGATCGCATTGCTATTATGTATGAAGGTCAATTTGTTGATATCTTAGATGCTGCTACTGCCACGATTGAACAAGTTGGTTACTTAATGACTGGTGGTAATTTCAAAGGTATCTCCAGGTAG
- a CDS encoding ABC transporter permease: MTKTNRIQPVLLPILSPIIAIASALIVGAILISLSNANPITAYGILFQESLANYYGFGNTITKTAPLLLASLGVLVALKAGLFNIGAEGQIYMGGLGSVLVGLYLQGLPALIHVPLALLGGFLLGAVWGWIPGYLKAVRGVNEVITTLLLNYVALNFVGYLVNNPLKQPGAPSAYSALIAESARLPLILPQTQAHAGIFIGLFATGLLWVLFARSPLGYEIEAVGQNPTAARYAGMSVKRTIMLVMALAGGLAGLAGAGEVMGLKYRLFDRFSPGYGFDAIAIALLCRGNLVGIVLTSLFFGILRSGANVMQRSANVPVTVVYAIQGLTVLFIAISFAIERQIKIKN, from the coding sequence ATGACGAAAACTAATCGCATTCAACCCGTTTTGCTACCAATTCTATCACCCATCATTGCGATCGCATCCGCCCTGATTGTCGGCGCTATCCTCATCTCTCTCTCCAACGCCAACCCGATCACCGCCTACGGTATTCTGTTTCAAGAATCTTTAGCCAACTACTATGGCTTTGGCAATACCATCACCAAAACCGCACCCTTGCTATTAGCCAGTCTGGGAGTGCTGGTGGCGTTGAAAGCGGGTTTGTTCAACATTGGTGCTGAAGGGCAAATTTATATGGGGGGACTCGGTAGCGTCTTGGTGGGGTTATATCTGCAAGGATTACCCGCCTTGATTCACGTACCTCTAGCACTGTTGGGAGGATTCCTCTTAGGTGCCGTTTGGGGATGGATTCCCGGATATCTTAAAGCGGTGCGAGGTGTGAATGAGGTGATTACCACCCTGCTACTCAATTATGTAGCGCTGAACTTTGTGGGATACCTGGTGAACAATCCCCTGAAGCAGCCGGGTGCGCCGAGTGCCTATTCTGCGCTAATTGCGGAATCCGCCCGATTACCCCTGATTTTGCCGCAAACACAGGCACACGCCGGGATTTTTATCGGGTTATTCGCTACCGGATTGTTGTGGGTATTGTTTGCGCGATCGCCTCTAGGATACGAAATCGAAGCGGTAGGACAAAATCCGACCGCCGCGCGTTACGCGGGAATGTCGGTAAAACGCACCATTATGCTCGTGATGGCGTTAGCCGGAGGATTAGCAGGATTAGCGGGTGCTGGTGAAGTTATGGGGCTGAAATATCGACTATTTGACAGATTTTCACCCGGCTATGGATTTGATGCGATCGCGATCGCTCTCCTGTGTCGTGGTAACTTAGTTGGTATCGTCCTCACCTCCCTATTTTTCGGAATCCTCCGCAGCGGCGCAAATGTCATGCAGCGCAGCGCCAACGTTCCCGTGACCGTAGTTTACGCCATTCAAGGTTTAACTGTTTTGTTCATTGCCATCAGTTTTGCAATTGAACGTCAAATTAAAATTAAAAATTAA